In the Sedimentisphaera cyanobacteriorum genome, GCGAGAGACTTATTGCAAGCTATGGGGTGATAAAGGGAAAGGCAAAGGGAGAGAAAGGGATTGCGGTTTTCAATGATTCAAAGCAGGAGTTTGAAACGCTTACGGTTTTCCAAGATGAGCACAATATAGTTCTCTCAGGTCAGGCCGGCAAAAGAAACGGATACGTTTATGTTAACTGCCCCTACCCCGCTGCGAGAATCAAGGCTGAGTTAGAAGCTTTCGCAAACCCTCAGGATTACGAGGCTTATACCTGCCTCATGCCCGGAACTGCATTTGAAGGAGAAAAATCGCAAGTTGAAAGGGATGAAAACGGCAATATTGTATGGGGCTGGAAGAAAAACGCCTCTCCATTGAACGACAATCAATGGCAGAAGCTGGTGGAGACAGGAAAGGCATCCCCAAAAGAAGCTTGGAACAGGCTGACTGACGCAAAAACAGGGAAAAAGGTTCAGTTAGCGTTCGGGTCTGCCGGATACAACGCCGATAAGGACTGCTGGATTATGACAGGCAATCAGAAATGGGGAGATTCGTTTCTTGGCGAGATATGGATTGCTGCCTCAGAAAATCCGGAAGGGCCTTGGAGAAAGGCGAAGAAAATTGCAACTCACGACGCTTCAGGCAATCTTGAAGACTACACATTCTACAACGTATCTTACCACCCTGAATTCAACAGCAGGGGAAATATCTACTTTGAGGGGACATACGTTACAACTTACACCAGCAACAAGAACCCAACACCCAGATACGACTACAATCAGATAATGTACAGGCTGGATTTATCAGACCCTCGCCTCGAGGATATCTGGCCTCAGGAATAAGCTTGTCCAGATAGCTTACAGCCCCGCTTTAAACTCGGCAGGTTTGCAGAGATTTCCTCCTTCACTATAATAAGCCTTTTATTTTTGAAGGGAAAGAAATGAAAAAATTCGCTGTTATAGGGCTCGGCAGATTTGGCAAAAAACTGGCCGTTGCGCTTTCAATGAGCGAGGCGGAAGTTATAGCGATAGACATAAAACGAGATGAAATAGACTCGATCAGGGATCAGGTAAGCCATGCGGTACGTCTGGACAGCACCGATGAGCAGGCACTGATTTCTCAGGGCGTTGACAAGGCCGATGTAGCTGTAGTGGGGATAGGCCAGAGAAGAGGCGGCTTTGAGGCGGCTATTCTTACAGTAGTAAACCTGAAGAATATGGGCGTAAAGAATATCTATGCAAGAGCCATCAATCTGGTATCAGGTCAGGTATTCAAGGCTGTAGGGGCAACGGAAGTAGTTTATCCTGAGATAGAGGCAGCGCAGCGGTGGGCGTATAAGCTTATCGCCCCGCAGGTTACAGACAAGATTGATTTTGCCCCGGGCTACAGTCTCGCAAGGATAAGCGCAGGCGACAGCTTTCACAGCAAAACGCTGGTTGACCTTCAGCTCAGAAAGAAATTCAACGTGAACCTAATCGCTATTAAGAGAGGTAAATTTGCGGCAGATGAGAAAGAAGGCAAGATTATTAACGTACCTATGCCCAAGACAATAATATATAAAGAGGATATTTTGATGGTGTCAGGCTCTGATATTAATCTCGCAAAACTGCCGCAGGATTGAGCTTTTATGAATAATCCACCAAAAATAAGCCCGCTTTATATTACAGACCTCGACGGAACACTGCTGGATGAAAACGCAGCTGTTTCAGATTTCACTAAACACAAACTCAATGAACTGATATCAGAAGGCTGCAGGATTACCTTAGCAAGCGCAAGAAGCATTGCTTCGATAAGAAAGATTATGCGAGAAGTTGAACTCAACCTTCCTGTAATTGAAGTGAACGGGGCGTTTATAACCGACATTAACACCGGCGAGCATCTGCTGAGCGAACCAATGGAAGAAGGCGTCTGCAGAGAAATACACAAAATCATAGACTTTTATCAGGCAATGCCGTTCATTTTCTGCTGCGCAGAAGGTAAAGACAGAGTTTTCTACGAAGGACTTGCAAATGAAGGTATGCGCTGGTTTTTAAACGACAAATCAGAAGACCACAGAGGCAGGTCTGAGCAGGTCTTAATTGACGACTCTGTTTTTCAAAATGAAACGGCCGGTTTTATTGTGATAGGCTCTCAAACTCAAATCGAAAATATAAGGGGTGATATCGAGAGCAGATTCAGCCAAAAAATAGACTGCTACTGCTTTGCAAACCCGTACTGTCCCGAATGGCACTGGCTCACTATACACAGCTCACGGGCGAGGAAATCAGAAGGTGTTTTAAGCCTGGCCGAAGAGCTCTGCACAGATTTGAGCGATATAGTGGTTTTCGGGGACAACACAAACGACCTGCCGATGCTGAGACTCAATTCGCAGGGGCTTCAGAGCGTATGCGTTGCAAATGCAGCTGAATCAATAAAAAGAGAAGCAAGTCTAATCTGCAAAAGCAACACTGAAGACGGCGTTGTTAAATTTATAGAAAAAGATTTCAGAGAAAAAAACAGAGCTGGCTGTTCAGCAGAATCTGTATGATTATAGAAAAAACTTTATGCGTTAGGAGGGCAAAATGCCCGAAAAATTTTATCTTATAGACGGCCACGCCTTAATATATTCGAGCTATTTTGCTCCGATGCGGACAAACCTTTCAAGCCCTTCAGGCGAGCCCACAAAGGCCTCATACATATTCACAACCACACTGCTCGGGCTGATAAACCGCAAAAATCCGGACATGCTTGCTGTGGCGATGGACAGCAGGGAAAAATCGTTCCGATCTGATATTTTTCCCGAGTATAAGGCGCAGAGGCCTCCAATGCCTGAAGATATGCCTCAGCAGATCGAGAGGATTGAGCAGATCCTCGAGGCTATGAAGATTCCTGTTTTGAGAGTGAAAAAATATGAAGCCGATGATATTATTGGAACACTTTCCGAAAAGGCCTCAAAAGAGGGGTTACAAACCTATATATGCTCCGGCGACAAGGATATGCTGCAGCTTATCGAAAAGAACGTGTTCGTTTACGACATAAAAAAAGATTCCGTGAAAGATTTGAACTGGCTGGAGACAGAAAAACAGCTCACCCCGGAGCAGTTTCTTGATGCACTTGCTCTTATGGGAGATACTGCAGACAATATCCCGGGTGTCCCGGATGTTGGGCCGAAAACTGCTGAGCAGTGGATCAGGAAATACGGCTCTCTCGAAAAGCTCTATGAAAATGCCGGCGAGATCAAAGGCAAGAGAGGCAATTCACTCAGAGACAGCAAAGAAGAGGCCAAGCTCAGCAGAGAGCTTGTGGAGATAAAACGGGACTGTCCTGTTGAGCTGAGAAAGCAGGCATTCCGGCTTTCGGATTTTGACTACGACAGGCTTGCAGAAATCTTCTACGAACTGGGCTTTCAGAGATTGTATAAGACAGTGGGACTTGAGGGTAAACTCGAAGAGATCAAAACAGAAACAAAAACAGAAGGCAAGGGAAAGAAAAAGCAGACCGCCCTGTTTGACAATGAATCAGAATATGAAAGTATGAAAGACGGCAGGCAAAACTACAGGCTTGTGGGGAGCGAAGAAGAGCTTGAAGAGCTTTGCGGGAAGCTTGAGAAACAAACGATTTTCGCAATCGACACCGAAACATCCAGCATTGAGCCTATGAAGGCCGAACTGGTTGGTGTAAGCATTTCATGGAAGCAGAACGAAGCCTATTATATACCCGTAAAGGCTGGCGGAAACGCAAAGACCATCAGCACCGATAAGCTCAAAGAAAAGCTCGGGGGCATCCTCAGAAATCCAAATATAAAGAAGGCCGGGCAAAACGTAAAGTACGATATCGAGGTGCTCTGGAATTCAGGGCTGAGCCTTGAAGGCGTGAGCTTTGATACGATGATTGCTTCGTATCTGCTAAATGCCGAGAGAAGCAGCAACTCAATGGATGCTATGGCCAAGGACTATCTCAACTATGAATGCCAGCCGATAAGCGATTTGATAGGCAAGGGCAAATCGCAGATAACATTCGATAAGGTTCCCGCCGAGGATGCGGCAGATTATGCCTGCGAGGATGCAGATATCACATTCAGGCTGTATGAGTATCTCAATCAGAGACTGAACCAGCAGCCAAAGCTTATGAAGCTTTTTGAAGAGCTCGAGATGCCTCTAATGAAGGTGCTTTGCAGGATGGAGATTGAAGGCGTGAGCATAGACTGTTCGGTGCTTGAGAAGATGAGCAGGGAAATCTCTTCTCAGATAGAAACGTTAAGAGATTCAATCTTTGCGCAAACCGGCTCGGTTTTCAATATAGAATCTCCCAAGCAGCTTTCTGAGGTGCTGTTTGACAAGCTCAAGCTCCCTCAGATAAAGAAACGGAGCACCGATGCATCTGTTCTGGAAAAGCTCGCAGATTTCCATCCGGTGATCGAGGATGTGCAGCAGTTCCGCCAGCTCGTAAAGCTCAAAGGCACATACATTGACAAGCTCGGGGCTATGGTTAACCCGAAAACAAACCGCCTGCATTGCAGCTTCAACCAGACAATAACCGCCACAGGAAGGCTGAGTTCATCCAATCCGAACTTGCAGAATATCCCGATACGTACAGATATAGGACGGAAGATTCGCGCTGCGTTTGTGCCGGGGGAGAAAGACGGCGTAATATTGAGCGCCGACTACTCACAGGTGGAGCTCAGGCTCCTCGCCCATTTCTCTCAGGACAGCCAGCTTCTGGAAGCATTCAACAGCGATATGGATATACACAGCTTCGTGGCAAGTGAACTTCTCGGGGCAGATACTGAGAACCCAGAGCCCGAGCTGAGAGCCAAGGCAAAGGCTGTGAATTTCGGCATTATTTACGGCCAAGGGCCTTATGCCCTTTCGCAGTCTCTGGGGATAACACAAAGCGAGGCGAAGGAATTTATCGACAGCTACTTTCATCGGTACAGCTCGATAAAGGATTTTATGCAGAGCGTAATCGACGGGGCAAAAACCAACGGTTATGTAAGCACAATACTCGGAAGACGCAGAGCTGTGCCCGGGATAAACTCCTCAGCAAAACGCGAGAAATCTTCTGCCGAGCGGATGGCCTTCAATACCACAATACAAGGCTCGGCTGCGGATTTGATTAAGGCTGCTATGATTGAGGTGCAGAATCAAATTGACGCAGAAAAACTCAAAGCTAAGATGATTATCCAGATTCACGATGAGCTGGTTTTCGAATGCAGCAGAGACGATGCTGAGCAAAACGCAAAGCTCATCAGCGAGATAATGGAAAACGCAATAGAGCTCAGGGTTAGACTGAAGGTGGACACCGGCTGGGGCGAAAACTGGATGACCGGGCATTGATAAAAAAGTCTTATTGATTGAAAAACTAAAAACTTCGTATAATATATAATTGTTTAATAAAATAATTTATTACAACTAAGGGCTAACAATGAAAATATCTGTCTAAAATCTAGGGCCGATAGAAAAAGCGGAATTTGAGCTGGGGGATTTTACCATAATTTGCGGTAAGAATAATACCGGCAAAACATACGCAACTTACGCCCTTTATGGTTTTATAGATTTCTTTAACAACCATTACCATTTGGATGTCCCGGACAATCTTATAAAAAATCTACTGGAAAATGGCTCAGCAGAAATTCCATTAGATAATTACTCCAAAAAAAGAAACAGAATACTTTCAGATGCATGCCGAGAATACAAGAAACTTCTTCCCAATGTATTTGCTGCAAATAAGAGGAACTTTGAAAATGTTAAATTCCTCGTGAGCTTAGATGAGCCTGAAGAATTCCCTGCCAAGGAAATCGAAGTAAATTACGGAACCAATAAAAAGAATATTCTAAAATTAAATAAACCCAAAAATGCAAATAAAATCACCGCAAGCCTGATGATACAAAATGGAGGCCAAGAACTTCACAAAGACCTTATAGATAATGCGATTGGAGAAACTATCCGTCAGGTTCTTTTTGGCCATTTATTCCCCAAACCATTCATTATAAGTGAGGAAAGAACTGGAGCTGCAATTTTCCGCTCTGAGCTTAATTTCGCAAGAAACAGACTGCTGGAAGAAGTTAGCTCTATGGAAAAGACTTCGTTTAACCCTTTTGAACTGATAAACAAAGTTTATTCAGATTATGCACTTCCGGTTAAGCAAAACGTTGAATTCATTAGAAATATAGAAAATGTAGCTAAGAGAGAAAGCTTTTTAGCTGTCGAACACCATGATCTGCTCCAAGAATTTGCAGATATTATTGGGGGAACATACAAAGTAACAAATAGCGATGAATTATACTTTATCCCAAATAAAGATAAAAGAGTAAAGCTGACCATGGATGAAAGCTCAAGCTCTGTTCGTTCTCTGCTTGATTTAGGTTTTTATCTTAAACATATCTGCCGAAAAGGTGATTTGCTTATGGTGGATGAACCTGAACTTAATATGCACCCGGAAAATCAAAGAAAGATAGCAAGGCTTTTTGCAAGATTAATCAACCTTGGAATAAAAATCTTTGTAACCACTCACAGCGATTACCTGATAAAGGAGCTGAATTCTTTGATTATGTTTGACCCTGAAAACACCTCACATCTAAAGATAATGGAAAAGGCAAATTATTCTAAAAAAGAATCATTATCTTCTTCTAAATTTAAGGTTTATACTGCTGAAAAAGCGAAAATTCTCAAAGACGGAAATAAACGAAAAACTACAGGCCTGACTTTAATCCCGGCAGATATCGATAAAGAACTTGGAATTGAAGTGGCCAGTTTTGATGAATCAATTGAAGCAATGGAAAGAATCCAAAACAGCCTTCTTTTTGAATCAGAGGAATAAATTTGCTGCAGACTGATACACTTAAAAGCATCTTTCATAGAAAATTTACCTTGGATTTAAATGTTTCCCAAGGGAAAAATACAGCTGTTTTAAGGGAATCTGGAAAAGAAGCCAAACTAAAACATGTGAAACTCAGCAACATACCGGATAATTCATTAATACTGAAAATAGATGCTTGCAAGTGTCCTGAATATATTTTCAGTTCAACAAAAGACCATAACATAAGATGCGATTACCTTCTGATATATCAAAATACAGAAGAATCGCCCCCTGATTTGGTTTTCATAGAGCTTAAGTCGAAAAAACTCAAAGGCAGCAAGTATTCAAGTCAATTCAAAAGTTCAGTTTGTCTATTTGAATATATAAACTCCATCCTTATAAATTTCTATGAGATAAAATCCTTATCTAAAGCAAAAAAACATTTTATATTGCTGCACAAAAAAAGAATAGCTAAAACCAACACAAGAAAAAAACGGGAATATTTCAGCACCGATAGTACACCTGAGAAACCTTTGAGCATAAATGCCGGCAGTTCACCTATTTTTTTAAGAACATAAGAATAAGCGTTTGATTATGGCAAAAGATTACGATGCAGTGATAATAGGAGCGGGGCCGGGAGGCTATGCCGCAGGGATAAAATGCGCAAGAAACGGCCTCAAAACCGCTGTTATAGAGCGAGACAAGCCCGGAGGGACGTGTTTGAATTACGGCTGCATACCTTCGAAGGCGCTGCTTGGGTCTGCGGAGTTTATAATTAAAGCCAGACACGCAAACCTGATGGGGCTTGATGTATCTTTCGGCGAGCCGAACTGGGGCAGGATTCAATCCCGCAAAGATGCAATAGTAAAGAGCTTCACATCCGGCGTTGAAGGGCTGCTGCGTTCGAACGGAGCGGAGCTGATTATAGATGATGCCGAAGTAAAGGAAAATGGCTCGGTGAGGCTGAAAAATGCCGGCAGAGAAATCAGCTGCGAACACATAATTCTGGCAAGCGGGTCTGAGCCAAAAGGGATTCCCTCAATCCCATTCGACGGGAAAAAGGTAATTTCCAGCAAAGAGGCTTTGAACCTTAAAGAAATACCCAAATCCATGGTAATAATCGGCGGCGGGGTAATCGGCTGCGAGATGGGCTGTCTTTATGCCTCAATGGGCTGTAAAACCACAATTATCGAAGCCCTTCCGAGACTGCTTCCAAGGGAGGACGATTGGGCAGGCAGGCTGCTTGAGAAGGAATTCAGAAAGATAAACCTTAAAGCCCTTACTGATGTTAAAGTGAGCTCTGCGGAAACCTCAGGCGATCTATGCAGGCTTCATCTATCCTCAGGCGAGGTGCTTGAGAGCGAGAAGGTTTTAGTTGCTGTGGGAAGAAGGCCTGTAATAAGCGAGGAAACCGCCAAGGCCTTAAGCCTTGAGCTCAGCGTCGGCGAGGTGGTAATAGATGAGAAAATGCAGACATCCGCTAAAGGCGTTTACGCACTCGGAGACCTTGCCGGGAAAACATACCTCGCTCACGGCGCATATTTGGAGGCGGAGATCCTCGCAGACATTCTCGCGGGCAAAGGCGGGCAAATCAAAGACTACCATCTGGTTCCAAGGGCTGTATATTCCTTCCCCGAAGCGGCAGGCGTCGGGCTTACAGAGAAAGAGGCTCGGGAGAAAGGCATTGATTACAGCGTTACCAAATCGGGGTTTCTCGCAAACGGAAGAAGCCTTGCCCATAATCAGACAGCCGGCGAGGTGCGGATTATAAAAGACAAAGCTGACGGCCGTATAGTCGGAGTGAGCATGGTAGGAGAATCGGCAACTGAAATGATCAGCACAGCGAGGCTGATTATTGGTACAAACGAAAAGGCCGGCGAGGTTAGCTTCCCCCATCCTACAGTATCAGAAGTGCTCAAGGAGGCTTGGATGGGTGCATACGGCGAGAGCATTCATCTGCCGCCCCAAAAATAGAAAACTCAGCTCAAGACCTGCACGCTCAAAATGCCGAAGGGGAAATAAAAATGGGCGCCGGAATGAATCCGAACGCCCGAAAGAGTATTGTATGTGTGTTCTATTAGTTG is a window encoding:
- the lpdA gene encoding dihydrolipoyl dehydrogenase, with product MAKDYDAVIIGAGPGGYAAGIKCARNGLKTAVIERDKPGGTCLNYGCIPSKALLGSAEFIIKARHANLMGLDVSFGEPNWGRIQSRKDAIVKSFTSGVEGLLRSNGAELIIDDAEVKENGSVRLKNAGREISCEHIILASGSEPKGIPSIPFDGKKVISSKEALNLKEIPKSMVIIGGGVIGCEMGCLYASMGCKTTIIEALPRLLPREDDWAGRLLEKEFRKINLKALTDVKVSSAETSGDLCRLHLSSGEVLESEKVLVAVGRRPVISEETAKALSLELSVGEVVIDEKMQTSAKGVYALGDLAGKTYLAHGAYLEAEILADILAGKGGQIKDYHLVPRAVYSFPEAAGVGLTEKEAREKGIDYSVTKSGFLANGRSLAHNQTAGEVRIIKDKADGRIVGVSMVGESATEMISTARLIIGTNEKAGEVSFPHPTVSEVLKEAWMGAYGESIHLPPQK
- a CDS encoding HAD-IIB family hydrolase, with translation MNNPPKISPLYITDLDGTLLDENAAVSDFTKHKLNELISEGCRITLASARSIASIRKIMREVELNLPVIEVNGAFITDINTGEHLLSEPMEEGVCREIHKIIDFYQAMPFIFCCAEGKDRVFYEGLANEGMRWFLNDKSEDHRGRSEQVLIDDSVFQNETAGFIVIGSQTQIENIRGDIESRFSQKIDCYCFANPYCPEWHWLTIHSSRARKSEGVLSLAEELCTDLSDIVVFGDNTNDLPMLRLNSQGLQSVCVANAAESIKREASLICKSNTEDGVVKFIEKDFREKNRAGCSAESV
- a CDS encoding AAA family ATPase, which produces MEKAEFELGDFTIICGKNNTGKTYATYALYGFIDFFNNHYHLDVPDNLIKNLLENGSAEIPLDNYSKKRNRILSDACREYKKLLPNVFAANKRNFENVKFLVSLDEPEEFPAKEIEVNYGTNKKNILKLNKPKNANKITASLMIQNGGQELHKDLIDNAIGETIRQVLFGHLFPKPFIISEERTGAAIFRSELNFARNRLLEEVSSMEKTSFNPFELINKVYSDYALPVKQNVEFIRNIENVAKRESFLAVEHHDLLQEFADIIGGTYKVTNSDELYFIPNKDKRVKLTMDESSSSVRSLLDLGFYLKHICRKGDLLMVDEPELNMHPENQRKIARLFARLINLGIKIFVTTHSDYLIKELNSLIMFDPENTSHLKIMEKANYSKKESLSSSKFKVYTAEKAKILKDGNKRKTTGLTLIPADIDKELGIEVASFDESIEAMERIQNSLLFESEE
- the polA gene encoding DNA polymerase I, which codes for MPEKFYLIDGHALIYSSYFAPMRTNLSSPSGEPTKASYIFTTTLLGLINRKNPDMLAVAMDSREKSFRSDIFPEYKAQRPPMPEDMPQQIERIEQILEAMKIPVLRVKKYEADDIIGTLSEKASKEGLQTYICSGDKDMLQLIEKNVFVYDIKKDSVKDLNWLETEKQLTPEQFLDALALMGDTADNIPGVPDVGPKTAEQWIRKYGSLEKLYENAGEIKGKRGNSLRDSKEEAKLSRELVEIKRDCPVELRKQAFRLSDFDYDRLAEIFYELGFQRLYKTVGLEGKLEEIKTETKTEGKGKKKQTALFDNESEYESMKDGRQNYRLVGSEEELEELCGKLEKQTIFAIDTETSSIEPMKAELVGVSISWKQNEAYYIPVKAGGNAKTISTDKLKEKLGGILRNPNIKKAGQNVKYDIEVLWNSGLSLEGVSFDTMIASYLLNAERSSNSMDAMAKDYLNYECQPISDLIGKGKSQITFDKVPAEDAADYACEDADITFRLYEYLNQRLNQQPKLMKLFEELEMPLMKVLCRMEIEGVSIDCSVLEKMSREISSQIETLRDSIFAQTGSVFNIESPKQLSEVLFDKLKLPQIKKRSTDASVLEKLADFHPVIEDVQQFRQLVKLKGTYIDKLGAMVNPKTNRLHCSFNQTITATGRLSSSNPNLQNIPIRTDIGRKIRAAFVPGEKDGVILSADYSQVELRLLAHFSQDSQLLEAFNSDMDIHSFVASELLGADTENPEPELRAKAKAVNFGIIYGQGPYALSQSLGITQSEAKEFIDSYFHRYSSIKDFMQSVIDGAKTNGYVSTILGRRRAVPGINSSAKREKSSAERMAFNTTIQGSAADLIKAAMIEVQNQIDAEKLKAKMIIQIHDELVFECSRDDAEQNAKLISEIMENAIELRVRLKVDTGWGENWMTGH
- a CDS encoding potassium channel family protein codes for the protein MKKFAVIGLGRFGKKLAVALSMSEAEVIAIDIKRDEIDSIRDQVSHAVRLDSTDEQALISQGVDKADVAVVGIGQRRGGFEAAILTVVNLKNMGVKNIYARAINLVSGQVFKAVGATEVVYPEIEAAQRWAYKLIAPQVTDKIDFAPGYSLARISAGDSFHSKTLVDLQLRKKFNVNLIAIKRGKFAADEKEGKIINVPMPKTIIYKEDILMVSGSDINLAKLPQD